In one Chitinophaga sancti genomic region, the following are encoded:
- a CDS encoding helix-turn-helix domain-containing protein — MKSKKHILFPKQQILLEDFGNRIALARKRRKLTATQVAERAAIDRGTLRAIEQGSPSVSIGAFINVLRVLGLQNEITKLLEEDPIGRKLQDLRLLNKN; from the coding sequence ATGAAGTCAAAAAAGCATATTCTTTTTCCTAAGCAGCAGATTCTACTGGAAGATTTTGGTAACAGGATAGCGCTTGCAAGGAAACGTCGTAAATTAACTGCTACTCAAGTTGCAGAGCGTGCAGCTATTGATAGGGGCACACTAAGAGCGATAGAGCAAGGAAGCCCTTCCGTTTCCATTGGCGCGTTTATAAATGTATTAAGAGTCCTGGGTCTTCAGAATGAAATAACAAAATTGCTGGAAGAGGATCCTATTGGAAGAAAACTACAGGATTTGAGATTACTGAATAAGAACTAA